The following is a genomic window from Actinomadura sp. WMMB 499.
ACCGCCTGTTCGGCGGGGACGTCCGCGCGTTCTGCGCCGCGCTCGGCATGGACGAACGGCGCATCGACATCATGACCCGCTTCTCCGGCGAACCCATCCTCTACGGGCGCGCCGACCTCTACCGGGAGGGATCGGACTTCCGGCTGATGGAGTTCAACGTCGGCAGCGAACTCGGCGGCGTCGACGTCAGCGAGATCAACCCCGCCCTCCTCGCGACCGAACCGTTCCGCGCGTTCGCCGACGACCACGGCCTCACGCACGTCGACACCCCCGCGGCCATCGCACGCCAGTTCGTCCGGGCCACCGGCAAGGACGCCCCGGTCGTCGCGACGCTCGAGGGCGTCGACGGGATCGGTGCGTACGAGGCGCTGCACCGCTCGTTCCAGGACGCGATGCGGCGCCAGGGCATCGACCTCGTCTACGGCGAGGTCGACCAGGTGCAGACCCGCGACGGCCGCCTGCACCTCCACGGCAAGCCCGTCGACCTCGTGCTCCGCTACTACAGCGCGAACCAGATCGCGCGCGACGCACGCAACGAGCGTCCCGCCGGAACCGTGCAACGCGCCCACGAGGACGGCCGCGTCGTCCTGTGGACGCCCGTGAGCAACGGCATGTTCGCCTACAAGAGCTGCCTCGCGATGCTCTCCGGATGCGACCTGCCCCCGGACGACCGCGCCCTCGTCGACCGCGTCCTGCCCTGGACCCGCGCCCTCACCCCCGACCTCGCCGACCGCGTCCGCGCCGAACGGGAGACCGTCATCCTCAAACCGATCGCGGGCCTGTCCGGCCGGGGCATCCGCGCGGGCTGGGACCACACCGACCGCGAATGGGCCGAAACCGTGACCGAATGCCTCCGCGAGCCGTACATCGCGCAGCGCCGCATCGTCCCGGACCGCGAACCCGTCCTGGACCCCGGCACCGGCGAGAGCACCGACTGGTCCGCCGTCTGGGGCGTCTTCGCGTTCCCGGACGGCTACGGCGGCGCGTTCTGCCGGGCCGTCCCGGACAGCGGCGGCTCCGTCGTCAACCTCGGCACCACCGGCGCCCGCGTGACCTCGGTCCTCCACCACTGAACCGTCCCGGAGTCACCGCCACAGGTAGTCGAACCTCGCCGGCGCCCGGCTCACGAACACCTCCCCGTCCCGCACCTGCCACTCGAACTGGCCGTCCTCCTCGTGGAAGGCGATGAAGAACCCGCACACCCGATCACCGTCCGCGTCGACCGCGGGCAGCGCGGCGACGGCCCGCACCCGGTCGAGCAGCTCGTCCAGGTGCCCCGCGCGGACGGCCCGTCCGTAGCAGGCCGCGCGAGCCCAGCCGCCCTCGGGGAACGCCCACCCCGGGACGTCCGCGAGCATGCGCCGGGCCTCGTTCTCCTGGCCGTAGAAGTCCAGCCAGCCGCGCACGTACACCCAACTTCCCATGAGCCCGATGATCCCGGTGTACGTAAGATCATCCAATGTCCCCACAGGTGCTCGGTTTGCAGATCGGCGCCGGTTTCGGCACCGCGTTCGTCCTCGCGAACTCGGGCGAGCCCGTACCCGGAGCCGCCGGGATCGCACTGCGCGTCGCGGCGATCCTCTGCCTGATCGCGGTCATCGTGACCGGGTTCCGCGCGAACCGCCGCGCGGAACCCGCGCCCGCCGAACGTCCGGGATGGTTCGGCCCGAAGTTCGCCCTCATCGCGATCACCGAGTTCGCGCTGATCTTCGGCGGCATCGCCGTGCTCCGGGCGCTGGACGTCCCGCAGGAGTGCAACGTCGCCTGGATCGCCCTCGTCGTCGGCCTGCACTTCGTCGCGCTCGCGCCGGTCTGGAAGCGGGCCGCCATCGCGGTCCCGGGCGTCCTGCTCACCGCACTCGGCGCGACCGGCATGGTCATGGCCGCGCTGTCGCACCTCGACTGGATCCCGTTCGTCAGCGGCACGCTCTCCGGCGTCGTCCTCCTCGGCGGCTGCCTCTACGGCGCCGCACGCCGGTAGCTGTCCTCGGTCACGAGGTCGACGACAGGCGGCTGATGGGTGGGGGCCGCCGCGTGCGGCGTGGTGTCCGGCAACCCCCGAGGCCCGTCCGGCGGTGTCCGGAGCGCGATCCGCACACCGTCATTAGACGCATCTTCCAATGAACACTGACGTACATCTGTGCCCGGAAGGCCCTAGCATGACTGTGCACCACGGACGTTTCCCTAGAACAGGAACAGTTCGGGAGAATAGATGCAGACTCGACCTAATCCAGAGTCGGCGACCACGCCGGAGGAGTTCCTCGAAGCACTCCGGCAGCTTCGCGTCTGGGCCGGTCAGCCCTCGCTGCGCACCCTGAACACGCTCGCCGGAACCGACCCCGAATCAGGCGAACCCCCCACCGACCTGCTGCCGGTGAGCACGCTCTCCGACAACCTCGCCGGCAAGCGGCTGCCCAACCCGCCCCGCCTCTCCTTCGTCGTCGCCTTCGTCACCGCGTGCATGCGCGCCGACGGCTCGCACACCCAGGACCAGATCGCCGACGAGGCGGACCGGTGGACCCGGGCATGGCTCGCACTCTCACCCGACGCCCAGCAAGCACCCGTCCCGGAGAACACCCCAGCCCCGGCGGACACCGCCCTGGCCCCCGGCCCAGACGACACCCTCCTCGACGGCACACCCGCCCCGGAAGACCACGCTCCCGAAGCCCCCAGGCCCCCCGCCCGGAGGTGGACGAAACGGCGGCTCCTCGTCATGGCCTGGCTCCTGGGCGCGGTGACCGGCGCGATCGCGGTCGGGCTGATCGCGCTCGTCACCCCCGGCACCTCCCCGGCGCAGCGCCCCACGACCGCCGCCGAGAACGTCGCCGTCCCGCCGACCTCCCAGACGCCGCCGCCTCCCACGAAGTCCGGGTCGACCGAGCCGGGCAGTAGGGCCGGCGAGCCTCCGGTGGCGGACCACCAGCCCCGCCCCGGACCGTCCCCGTCCCCATCCCCCTCCGCCTCGGAACGGCCCGCCTCGCCCACCCCGGGCCGGCCGAAGCCGAACCCGTCCACCCCGTCCACCCCGAGCTCGTCCACGCCGGGCTCGTCCACGCCGAGCCCGTCCCCGTCATACTTCGACAGGTGGAAGACCTACATCCCGACCTATCTCCCGTTCGTGCCATAGGCGCGACGAGCGACATTCGACCGCACGGGACCATCGCCGGAGGCTCCCCATGACAGTGGGTCTCCGCTGGCTGATCGGAATGCTCTCCTTCTCAGCGCTGGGCGCGACGTGGGGCTTCCTGGGAAACAGCTACGAACCCGGCGACAGCGCGATCGGCACCGGCCTCATGGGCGCCGCCCTGGGCTTCGTCCTGGGGGCGGTGAGTGACGCAGTCGGCTACGCGAGAAGTCGCTGAGATCGGCGGCCCTCGTCCAGTGTTCGGCGATGTGCCGCCGCACCACCCGATGGACCGCTCCCTGGGCAGAGCAGGCGTGCTGTCAACGAGGGGTAGCGGTCTTGGAGGGGTTGCGAGTCGGTGATGAAGTCGGCCACGCGATGTCGTCGATCGCGAGCCATGGCGCGGAGGCCAGGGCAGCGGGCGTGCAGCCGGTGAACGTCTTGACCTCGCGGTGGAGGTGGGACTGGTCGACTTAGCCGCTCCGGAGGGCGGCGTCCGCGGCGGTGCGACCGGCTGCGAGAAGGCGGGCGGCGTGGTCGAAGCGCACCAGCCGGGCGGCGTGTTTGGGCGTGATGCCGAGCTGGGACCGGAAGCACGACCACAGGCGCTTGCGGCTCCAGCCGACCTCGTCGGCCAGGCGGTCGACCCGCACCCGCCCCCCGCCGGCGAGCGTCCGCCGCCAGGTGTGGGCGACCTCCGGATCGACCGAGGGACGGGCGCCGAGCCGTCGGCCGAGGAGGTCCGCGGCGATCTGTCCAGCTCTATCTTGAGCCGACTGTCCGAGGCGGACAAGCTTCGCCTGCTCGAGGAGCTGGCGGCGATGGCAACGAGCGAGACCGACCCGGAGTACCGCCGATATCTGGAGAAGTTCGCGTTCTACGCGGGCCTCGTGGAGACCGAAGAAGACTGAGGTTGCGGGCGTCGCTCTGAACTGTTCGTCGTCCCGGCAGCACAACGCCACGGGAAAGCTTCATCGTCGGTGGCGCCGGACGTGGGATATTCGTGCATGGACGCCTCCTGAATGCACTCGGGGCGCACCCGCCGGCGCCGAGGTGTTCGGAGGTGCACACACTCGGCCCCGCGTTCGCGGCCGGTCCAACGTTGCACCGGGGTCGTCGTTTCCGGGGCTCCGGAGTGTCGGGTGCCGCTAGAGGGATTCTCCGGGTATCTCGCCGTATTCCGTGCGGAGGTCGTCGAGGATGGGATGCTCGGCCGGGAACTCGACGTCGTTGATCGCGGTGATCGCGCGGACGCCTATCGACGTGTTGGTGGCGAACGCGGCGCGCATGCGGGGCAGGTCGGACACGTTGACCGGTGCCAGGGACGTCCGGTGGTGAACCTGCCGGAGAAGGCGCATGGTGACGCCGGGGAGGACTCCGGCGTCCGGCCAGATCACCTGCTCACCGTCGTAGAACCCGATGTTCCAGGTGGCGCCCTCGGAGACGTGGTACTCGGGGTCCAGGAACAGGGCGTCGTCGAACCCGGCCAGCTGGGCGTTGCGGCGGTGGCGTAGGGCGCCGAACAGGCCGACGTGCTTGACCTCGGGGAGGTCGCGGACGTAGCCGGCGGTCTGGACGCGCATCGGCGCGGGCGGCATGGCCCCGGCCGGCCTGGCGGTGACGAGCACCTGCGGTTCGGCCCTGATCCCGGGACGGGCGAGGTCCAGGGCGGGGTCGAACACCGTCACACGGACGACGAACGATCCGCCTCGTCCCGCAATGGCCTGGGCGACGAGTTCCCGGACGCGGCCGCGGTCCGGCTCGACCGCGAAGAGAATCCGGCAGTCCCGAACGAGCCGGTCCAGATGATGCGATAGGCCGCGAATCCGTTGTTCATCGACTCGCATCGAGGTGAAGTGACCGTAGTTGACGAGCGCCAGCACCTGGAGTTGTTCCGGAGTGACCGGCACGCCGTTCAGTTCCGCCATGGCCTCAGCCTCTCAGCCTGCGCGGCTGTGCTGCCGGCCTTGGGTGCACGCCCCACGATCCGCCAGGGGCGAACGCACCCGGTGGTCACGTGGAGGCGCGCAGCGGCGCCGCGGCCGCGATCGGCTGGATTCGGCAAAGATCACGGGTTGCCTGGCCGCTCATGTGACGGCGTGGCGTTTCGGGGTGAAGCCGTCGCGCTTCGGTGGAAGACACCGATCTCAAGGCTGGGGACGGTGCTGGGCGAGCGCACGCTCGTCCAGGTGACGGGCAAGCCTTCCACTTCGGGCCTCCGAAAAGCGATGCCGGGGTGCGCCCGCTCCCGATTCCGGCAATCGTGCTTCCCGAGGCAGGACTTCCGGCGCCACCGGCTGCGGGCTCTGGATGCGTTCAGTTCCACGACCTTCGACACACCGGCAACACCCTCGCCGCCATCGCGGGGGCGACGCTTCCGGAACTCAAGGAACGCATGGGGCAGGCGAGCGACCGAGCGGCCGTGATCTGTCTGCACGCGACGGACGAGCGGCACCGCGAGATCGCCGACTCGCTGAGCGCGATGGC
Proteins encoded in this region:
- a CDS encoding aminotransferase class IV family protein, which translates into the protein MAELNGVPVTPEQLQVLALVNYGHFTSMRVDEQRIRGLSHHLDRLVRDCRILFAVEPDRGRVRELVAQAIAGRGGSFVVRVTVFDPALDLARPGIRAEPQVLVTARPAGAMPPAPMRVQTAGYVRDLPEVKHVGLFGALRHRRNAQLAGFDDALFLDPEYHVSEGATWNIGFYDGEQVIWPDAGVLPGVTMRLLRQVHHRTSLAPVNVSDLPRMRAAFATNTSIGVRAITAINDVEFPAEHPILDDLRTEYGEIPGESL
- a CDS encoding helix-turn-helix domain-containing protein, with product MALCCRDDEQFRATPATSVFFGLHEARVERELLQISAVLRVGLARCHRRQLLEQAKLVRLGQSAQDRAGQIAADLLGRRLGARPSVDPEVAHTWRRTLAGGGRVRVDRLADEVGWSRKRLWSCFRSQLGITPKHAARLVRFDHAARLLAAGRTAADAALRSG